The Tamandua tetradactyla isolate mTamTet1 chromosome 5, mTamTet1.pri, whole genome shotgun sequence genome window below encodes:
- the TFEB gene encoding transcription factor EB isoform X1 has translation MGGREPAAAMASRIGLRMQLMREQAQQEEQRERMQQQAAVHYMQQQQMGAPPTSAINTPVHFQSAPPVPGEVLKVQSYLENPTSYHLQQSRDQKVREYLSETYGNKFAAHISPAQGSPKPPPAASPGVRAGHVLPSSAGNSAPNSPMAMLHIGSNPEREFDDVIDNIMRLDDVLGYINPEIQMPNTLPLSSSHLNVYSSDPQVTPSLVGVTSSSCPADLTQKRELTDAESRALAKERQKKDNHNLIERRRRFNINDRIKELGMLIPKANDLDVRWNKGTILKASVDYIRRMQKDLQKSRELENHSRRLEMTNKQLWLRIQELEMQARVHGLPTTSPSGMNMAELAQQVVKQELPSEEGPGEALLLGAEVPDPEPLPALPPQAPPPPPAQPPSPFHHLDFSHSLSFGGGGDEGPPGYSEPMGPEHGSPFPGLSKKDLDLMLLDDSLLPLASDPLFSTMSPEASKASSRRSSFSMEEGDVL, from the exons ATGGGTGGAAG GGAGCCAGCCGCCGCCATGGCCTCACGCATCGGGCTGCGCATGCAGCTGATGCGGGAGCAGGCGCAGCAGGAGGAGCAGCGGGAGCGCATGCAGCAGCAGGCCGCCGTGCACTACATGCAGCAGCAGCAGATGGGGGCGCCGCCCACCTCAGCCATCAACACGCCTGTCCACTTCCAGTCTGCACCCCCTGTGCCGGGGGAGGTGCTGAAG GTGCAGTCCTATCTAGAGAATCCCACCTCCTACCACCTGCAGCAGTCCCGAGACCAAAAGGTGCGGGAGTACCTGTCAGAGACCTACGGGAACAAGTTTGCCGCCCACATCAGCCCTGCCCAGGGCTCCCCAAAGCCCCCGCCCGCTGCCTCCCCGGGGGTGCGAGCCGGACACGTGCTGCCGTCCTCTGCCGGTAACAGCGCTCCCAACAGCCCCATGGCCATGCTGCACATCGGCTCGAACCCCGAGAGGGAG TTTGATGATGTCATCGACAACATCATGCGTCTGGATGATGTCCTGGGCTACATCAATCCTGAAATTCAAATGCCTAACACG CTGCCCCTGTCCAGCAGCCACCTCAATGTGTACAGCAGTGACCCCCAGGTCACACCCTCCCTGGTGGGTGTCACCAGCAGTTCCTGCCCTGCTGACCTGACCCAGAAGCGAGAGCTCACAG ATGCTGAGAGTCGGGCCCTGGCCaaggaaaggcagaaaaaagaCAATCACAACCTGA TTGAAAGGAGACGGAGGTTCAACATCAATGACCGCATCAAGGAGCTGGGAATGCTGATCCCCAAGGCCAACGACCT GGACGTGCGCTGGAACAAGGGCACCATCCTCAAGGCCTCTGTTGATTACATCCGGAGGATGCAGAAGGACCTGCAGAAGTCAAGGGAGCTTGAGAACCACTCTCGGCGCCTGGAGATGACCAACAAGCAGCTCTGGCTCCGCATTCAG GAGCTGGAGATGCAGGCGCGCGTGCACGGCCTACCGACCACCTCCCCATCAGGCATGAACATGGCCGAGCTGGCCCAGCAGGTGGTGAAGCAGGAGCTGCCCAGTGAGGAGGGCCCGGGGGAGGCTCTGCTGCTGGGGGCTGAGGTTCCCGACCCTGAGCCGCTCCCAGCTCTGCCCCCCCAGGCCCCACCGCCCCCACCGGCCCAGCCACCTTCCCCATTCCACCACCTGGACTTCAGCCACAGCCTGAGCTTTGGGGGCGGGGGCGACGAGGGGCCCCCAGGCTACTCAGAACCCATGGGGCCAGAGCATGGCTCCCCGTTCCCCGGCCTGTCCAAAAAGGATCTGGACCTCATGCTATTGGATGACTCACTGCTACCACTGGCCTCTGACCCCCTCTTCTCTACCATGTCCCCTGAGGCTTCCAAGGCCAGCAGCCGCCGGAGCAGCTTCAGCATGGAGGAGGGTGATGTCCTGTGA
- the TFEB gene encoding transcription factor EB isoform X2 — MASRIGLRMQLMREQAQQEEQRERMQQQAAVHYMQQQQMGAPPTSAINTPVHFQSAPPVPGEVLKVQSYLENPTSYHLQQSRDQKVREYLSETYGNKFAAHISPAQGSPKPPPAASPGVRAGHVLPSSAGNSAPNSPMAMLHIGSNPEREFDDVIDNIMRLDDVLGYINPEIQMPNTLPLSSSHLNVYSSDPQVTPSLVGVTSSSCPADLTQKRELTDAESRALAKERQKKDNHNLIERRRRFNINDRIKELGMLIPKANDLDVRWNKGTILKASVDYIRRMQKDLQKSRELENHSRRLEMTNKQLWLRIQELEMQARVHGLPTTSPSGMNMAELAQQVVKQELPSEEGPGEALLLGAEVPDPEPLPALPPQAPPPPPAQPPSPFHHLDFSHSLSFGGGGDEGPPGYSEPMGPEHGSPFPGLSKKDLDLMLLDDSLLPLASDPLFSTMSPEASKASSRRSSFSMEEGDVL, encoded by the exons ATGGCCTCACGCATCGGGCTGCGCATGCAGCTGATGCGGGAGCAGGCGCAGCAGGAGGAGCAGCGGGAGCGCATGCAGCAGCAGGCCGCCGTGCACTACATGCAGCAGCAGCAGATGGGGGCGCCGCCCACCTCAGCCATCAACACGCCTGTCCACTTCCAGTCTGCACCCCCTGTGCCGGGGGAGGTGCTGAAG GTGCAGTCCTATCTAGAGAATCCCACCTCCTACCACCTGCAGCAGTCCCGAGACCAAAAGGTGCGGGAGTACCTGTCAGAGACCTACGGGAACAAGTTTGCCGCCCACATCAGCCCTGCCCAGGGCTCCCCAAAGCCCCCGCCCGCTGCCTCCCCGGGGGTGCGAGCCGGACACGTGCTGCCGTCCTCTGCCGGTAACAGCGCTCCCAACAGCCCCATGGCCATGCTGCACATCGGCTCGAACCCCGAGAGGGAG TTTGATGATGTCATCGACAACATCATGCGTCTGGATGATGTCCTGGGCTACATCAATCCTGAAATTCAAATGCCTAACACG CTGCCCCTGTCCAGCAGCCACCTCAATGTGTACAGCAGTGACCCCCAGGTCACACCCTCCCTGGTGGGTGTCACCAGCAGTTCCTGCCCTGCTGACCTGACCCAGAAGCGAGAGCTCACAG ATGCTGAGAGTCGGGCCCTGGCCaaggaaaggcagaaaaaagaCAATCACAACCTGA TTGAAAGGAGACGGAGGTTCAACATCAATGACCGCATCAAGGAGCTGGGAATGCTGATCCCCAAGGCCAACGACCT GGACGTGCGCTGGAACAAGGGCACCATCCTCAAGGCCTCTGTTGATTACATCCGGAGGATGCAGAAGGACCTGCAGAAGTCAAGGGAGCTTGAGAACCACTCTCGGCGCCTGGAGATGACCAACAAGCAGCTCTGGCTCCGCATTCAG GAGCTGGAGATGCAGGCGCGCGTGCACGGCCTACCGACCACCTCCCCATCAGGCATGAACATGGCCGAGCTGGCCCAGCAGGTGGTGAAGCAGGAGCTGCCCAGTGAGGAGGGCCCGGGGGAGGCTCTGCTGCTGGGGGCTGAGGTTCCCGACCCTGAGCCGCTCCCAGCTCTGCCCCCCCAGGCCCCACCGCCCCCACCGGCCCAGCCACCTTCCCCATTCCACCACCTGGACTTCAGCCACAGCCTGAGCTTTGGGGGCGGGGGCGACGAGGGGCCCCCAGGCTACTCAGAACCCATGGGGCCAGAGCATGGCTCCCCGTTCCCCGGCCTGTCCAAAAAGGATCTGGACCTCATGCTATTGGATGACTCACTGCTACCACTGGCCTCTGACCCCCTCTTCTCTACCATGTCCCCTGAGGCTTCCAAGGCCAGCAGCCGCCGGAGCAGCTTCAGCATGGAGGAGGGTGATGTCCTGTGA